A genome region from Maylandia zebra isolate NMK-2024a linkage group LG6, Mzebra_GT3a, whole genome shotgun sequence includes the following:
- the LOC143419099 gene encoding 5-hydroxytryptamine receptor 4: MDNSTLGWLGDDNTSLQLELQSCTLLRHQVSRIFLYAFLSVGIICTVVGNFLVVLSIAYFKQLQSPTNCFVMSLAVADCLVGLVVMPYSMIRTVEGCWYFGSLFCRIHSSLDVMLCTASIFHLSCIAFDRYYAVCNPLVYSLKMSHRRVALLIAVCWLVPILISFGPIMLDLHVAGVDMVIPKDLCVFLVSRIYAVMASLVAFYLPMAIMLVAYWKIFKAAKRQARQISAMESQMAAGVGKDSSKKKRHRNAMKRERKAAKTLGIIMGVFLIFWMPFFTVNIVDPFIEYSTEVVLWDLFLWLGYINSSLNPFLYGLFNRSFRRAFLMFMGCRKILC; this comes from the coding sequence ATGGATAACAGCACCTTGGGATGGCTCGGAGATGATAACACATCTCTTCAACTTGAACTTCAATCGTGTACTTTATTGAGGCATCAGGTCTCTCGCATTTTCCTGTATGCTTTCCTGTCGGTTGGCATCATCTGCACAGTTGTGGGCAACTTCCTGGTGGTCTTGTCCATTGCTTACTTCAAGCAGCTGCAGTCCCCCACAAACTGCTTCGTCATGTCCCTGGCAGTGGCTGACTGCCTAGTTGGCCTTGTAGTGATGCCTTATAGTATGATTCGAACTGTGGAGGGGTGCTGGTACTTTGGTTCTCTTTTTTGTCGGATACACTCTAGCCTAGATGTTATGCTCTGTACTGCCTCCATATTTCATCTCAGCTGCATCGCCTTCGACCGTTACTATGCTGTCTGTAACCCTCTAGTTTACTCGTTAAAGATGAGCCACAGGCGGGTAGCTCTCCTCATTGCTGTATGTTGGCTTGTCCCCATACTCATTTCCTTTGGCCCCATTATGCTAGACCTTCATGTTGCTGGTGTAGACATGGTGATTCCTAAAGATTTATGTGTGTTCTTGGTCAGTCGCATTTATGCTGTCATGGCTTCTTTAGTAGCCTTTTACCTGCCCATGGCAATCATGCTAGTAGCCTACTGGAAGATCTTCAAAGCTGCCAAGCGGCAGGCCAGGCAGATCAGTGCCATGGAAAGCCAGATGGCTGCTGGAGTGGGTAAAGACtcaagcaagaaaaaaagacacaggAATGCCatgaagagggagagaaaggcagCAAAAACTTTAGGTATCATCATGGGAGTTTTTCTCATCTTCTGGATGCCCTTCTTTACTGTCAACATCGTGGACCCGTTCATTGAATACAGCACAGAGGTGGTCCTCTGGGATCTCTTTCTGTGGTTAGGGTATATCAACTCATCCCTAAACCCTTTCCTGTATGGTTTGTTCAATCGCTCCTTTCGGAGGGCGTTCCTCATGTTTATGGGCTGCAGG